CAGTTCAGCAGCTCACCGGGGATGTTGCCCATGGTGTCGACCGCCAGATCGATGTCGACGTTCTGCACCCAAGCCGAGAGCAAGTTGTCCGGGGTCTTGAAGTCGACCGGCGTGACCATGGTCACGAGGTTGCGCACCTTGTCCGGGTGCAGCGCGCTGTACATCAGGCTGAAGGCGCCGCCCTGACAGATACCGAGCAGATTGACCTTGTCGACGCCGTGGGCCTCGCGCAGATAGTCCACGCAGCGGTCGATGTAGCCGTTGATGTAGTCGTCGAGCGTGAGCGCGCGGTCGGCCTGATCCGGATAGCCCCAGTCGATCAGATAGACGTCCTGGCCGGTGGCCAGCAGTCCCTTGATGGTGGAGCGGTCTTCCTGGATGTCGGTCATGTAGGGTCGGTTGACCAGGGCGTAGACGATCAGGAGCGGCACGGGCTGGGCTTCGGGCGCACCCTCGGGTCGGTCATAGCGATAGAGGACCAGCTTGTCCTCGCTGTAGACGGCCTGCTTGGGGCTGACGCCGGTGTCGATGGCCTCGGCGTTGAGCAGATTCTCCATGCCCTGACCCAGCTTGCGGCTGTAGTCGAGCATCTCCTGGGTGAGTTTGTCCGGCCGGATGTCGATGGGGAACATGATCGCTGTCCTCTGATTCTGTCTGGTGAGCCTGCTGTTCGATCAGCCGCTTGACGCTCAATCGGCCGGATTGGTCTTGGTGGTGCGCCGGCGTGCCGGAGCCTTGGCGGCCGGGGCGGGCGACCGGAGCGCGGTGGCGGGCTTGGTGGCCGGCTCCTCGCCGGCCAGGGCCGCGACGCGACGTTCCAGACTGTGCAGGCTGTGACGCAGGGCCTTGTTCTCGCGACGGGTCTCCTGGAGACGGTCCTGGAGGGTGCGCAGTTCGCTGCGGGTCGGCATGTTCAATGCACCCAGGTTCTCGTCGACCAGGATCGACATGCGCTTCTTGAGCGCCATCTGGGCGTTGACCAGCCGGCCGTGGATGCGGGCGTACTCCGGGGTGGCGACCTCGTCGGCATAGGCGCCTTCGCAGCAGGCGACCCAGTTGTCATAGAGCGCGCGCGCCGAGTCGATGGTTTTGCCGCTGTCGATGACACCCTGGATGTAGGAACCCATGTGCTCGACCGACTTCATGCCGAGCTTGGTGTAGACGTTGGTGTATTCCTGGAGCGCGGCCTGGTACTCCATGGCGCTGCGCATCAGCTCCTGATACTGGCTCTGCTCCTCGCGGGTGTAGCCGAGACCGGGCGCCGAGAGGGCTCGATCAAGACTGTCCTTGAACTGCTCGTGGGGCATGTTGCGCAGCATGTCGCCCGGCATCGGCGACATCGAGGACATCATGCGCTGCCAGTTGTCGAGCGGCAGCTCCCAGAACGACATCAGGCGCTGCATGGTGTTGCCGCCGTCGTCGAGCGAGCCGCTGAAGCGCTTCTGCATGTCTTCGAGCGTCTTGGTCCAGAGCTCCAAGCCGTTGCCGGCGTTGCCCTCGTCGGCGCGTTTGGCGAAGGTGTCGGCGAGACGGAAGAAGTTCTTGCCCTGCTCCATCATCTTCTCCATGAACGAGCGCGACAGATCCGGGGCGGCGGGCGCCATGGCTTTCCACCACTGATCGATGGCCGCCTCCCAGGGCGTGGTGGCCGAACTGGAGGCGCTGTCCAGACCCATGGCCTTGCGGCTCATGTCGGTCCAGTTGTCCCAGTACTTGCGTTGCAGTTCGAGCCAATCGTCATTGAAGAAATTAGTGTTGCTCATGGACGTACCCTCCTCGTGGCGCGTGGTGTTGGGCGAACGGTATCATGCGGATTTGTGCACTGCAACAAAGATGCGTAGAATCCACAGGCCGCGACCCCATATCGGGGACGCCCGTCCATTTCCAATCAGAATCCAGAGGACATCCACGCCATGAACGAGAACATCGTCATCGTCGACGCCGGCCGCAGTGCCATCGGAACCTTCAGCGGCAGTCTGTCGTCACTCTCGGCCACCGAAATCGGCACCGCCGTGCTCAAGGGGCTGCTGGCGCGTACCGGACTCGCGCCGGAACAGATCGACGAGGTGA
The sequence above is drawn from the Allochromatium vinosum DSM 180 genome and encodes:
- a CDS encoding class III poly(R)-hydroxyalkanoic acid synthase subunit PhaC is translated as MFPIDIRPDKLTQEMLDYSRKLGQGMENLLNAEAIDTGVSPKQAVYSEDKLVLYRYDRPEGAPEAQPVPLLIVYALVNRPYMTDIQEDRSTIKGLLATGQDVYLIDWGYPDQADRALTLDDYINGYIDRCVDYLREAHGVDKVNLLGICQGGAFSLMYSALHPDKVRNLVTMVTPVDFKTPDNLLSAWVQNVDIDLAVDTMGNIPGELLNWTFLSLKPFSLTGQKYVNMVDLLDDPDKVKNFLRMEKWIFDSPDQAGETFRQFIKDFYQNNGFLNGGVVLGGQEVDLKDITCPVLNIFALQDHLVPPDASRALKGLTSSPDYTELAFPGGHIGIYVSGKAQKEVTPAIGKWLNER
- the phaE gene encoding class III poly(R)-hydroxyalkanoic acid synthase subunit PhaE — protein: MSNTNFFNDDWLELQRKYWDNWTDMSRKAMGLDSASSSATTPWEAAIDQWWKAMAPAAPDLSRSFMEKMMEQGKNFFRLADTFAKRADEGNAGNGLELWTKTLEDMQKRFSGSLDDGGNTMQRLMSFWELPLDNWQRMMSSMSPMPGDMLRNMPHEQFKDSLDRALSAPGLGYTREEQSQYQELMRSAMEYQAALQEYTNVYTKLGMKSVEHMGSYIQGVIDSGKTIDSARALYDNWVACCEGAYADEVATPEYARIHGRLVNAQMALKKRMSILVDENLGALNMPTRSELRTLQDRLQETRRENKALRHSLHSLERRVAALAGEEPATKPATALRSPAPAAKAPARRRTTKTNPAD